In the Helianthus annuus cultivar XRQ/B chromosome 11, HanXRQr2.0-SUNRISE, whole genome shotgun sequence genome, one interval contains:
- the LOC110887539 gene encoding uncharacterized protein LOC110887539 — MAKTSNGNMNSESEEYARYVVQIEEEAKLSKRILRNTLHSITQLLNAEKEPRNLMRLLEKSKGFIGVLEFDNDLVQPLYPEETHNCWSLVVVTLTTIAIALPNIANVHIKGLLAGMSEGLKIVRHIEDCLDANGELVSAIKSARRVWKEVEVYRKWLKIDLQSNAHKDKTSKEILKWLGDEGEKIMKMFKSSRKSSIDHSPYKFVPASSMYRISTSILSYFNEQEISLNDEALFEWISTIIASILLACFTNLPRVIKMKCHHNAIEKRGDNIRIAAQLLGKSKEILKILEARPLPNIGQDSMAYIDEWCVLPKSQIPNGCASSNEIYQDLHVVVSP, encoded by the coding sequence ATGGCAAAGACATCTAATGGCAATATGAACTCAGAATCAGAAGAATATGCTCGATATGTTGTCCAGATTGAGGAGGAGGCAAAACTTTCAAAACGAATACTAAGAAATACGCTCCATTCTATAACTCAACTTCTTAACGCGGAGAAGGAACCGCGTAATCTAATGAGGCTTTTAGAGAAATCTAAAGGATTCATTGGAGTATTAGAGTTCGACAATGACCTAGTTCAACCTTTATATCCAGAAGAAACCCACAATTGTTGGAGCCTTGTAGTAGTAACATTGACAACAATTGCCATTGCACTTCCTAACATTGCAAATGTTCATATCAAGGGGCTTCTTGCCGGCATGAGTGAAGGCCTCAAGATTGTAAGACATATTGAAGATTGTCTCGACGCAAATGGTGAACTAGTAAGTGCAATAAAATCGGCAAGAAGGGTGTGGAAAGAAGTTGAAGTATACCGCAAATGGCTAAAAATTGATCTTCAAAGTAACGCTCACAAAGATAAAACATCTAAAGAGATCCTTAAATGGTTAGGAGATGAAGGAGAAAAAATTATGAAAATGTTTAAGAGTAGCCGAAAATCAAGTATAGATCATTCGCCTTATAAGTTCGTACCTGCAAGTTCCATGTACAGGATCAGCACGAGCATATTATCGTACTTCAATGAACAAGAAATCTCGTTGAATGATGAAGCCCTTTTTGAATGGATATCTACTATAATTGCGAGTATTTTGTTGGCATGCTTTACCAACTTACCACGTGTCATAAAAATGAAGTGTCACCACAATGCAATAGAGAAAAGGGGAGATAACATCCGGATTGCAGCCCAACTTCTTGGTAAATCTAAAGAAATTCTTAAGATTCTTGAAGCACGTCCACTCCCTAACATAGGTCAAGACTCGATGGCATACATTGATGAGTGGTGTGTACTTCCCAAGAGTCAAATACCAAATGGTTGTGCTTCTTCAAATGAGATATACCAAGATCTTCATGTTGTAGTGAGTCCATAG